A genomic segment from Aegilops tauschii subsp. strangulata cultivar AL8/78 chromosome 1, Aet v6.0, whole genome shotgun sequence encodes:
- the LOC109779975 gene encoding SH2 domain-containing protein B isoform X1, translating to MTHHFGAEAGPIKTLASAEPRCGGPGMAAPAEPGEIEGYLGLRDVRVKLDLGKARGRGEEGAGAGAGGGFAVCFWLYLSGSARPSPVILHQITAGDGNKLPFLALSEGNKLLLFPLLRLHKQAPSSSNSSPWTDTTYISAVNECPLEHWIHIGCEVTENVMRLHIDGDLVAEAHLCSLSSQPDNQDDAYQVCLLGNNSKVDGYVYNVQVLSMLGTIQEQYAENPPSKLSIDYSCCDGIEEGDDGIWCIVGGKASCRRNFMLEVVLTNAFGEHMNKDTQIVASLVYADNGALVEKSRDDAEPPLLIACEGLEYPAESRPLPILRGRALFKLKISQLSSKCDNKLFRIYFSTLHTRKYPFLEASSKPIRCISRGRPSRPLGAAKRSSSATVDEIHLLNNGQGLDRDGKANACSLSHDQSSVACLHPSKFLKVEGDGAETHKMVSQLLVCLQSKQTRKMVVEAQSARTESTMSDSDSIDARSSWSGSDKDEAETLSDAMIFRYCLEGTYERSTFLKGAASSINVDDLITLANEVSLYSGCSHHRNQILISKQLLEEGAVTWSIISKNKERALWSSAVPEIMSKFMDIAHSTNRGLSEQDLEVLKGIAGCGADLGRNEFDRLWYWLYPVAVSLSKDKINSLWGCTAPAWIEGLITTEEAENALRSSRELLKKPGTFVLRFPTTRSWPHPDAGSLVVTYVGSDNSIHHRLLSLDVSDARAGSLQDLLLQEPELLQLGRVDRLPTAMKYYSSVL from the exons ATGACACACCATTTCGGAGCGGAAGCGGGACCAATAAAAACCCTTGCCTCCGCCGAACCACGGTGCGGCGGTCCCGGGATGGCGGCGCCGGCAGAACCCGGTGAAATCGAGGGCTACCTCGGCCTCCGCGACGTGCGGGTCAAGCTGGACCTGGGTAAGGCCCGAGGCAGGGGAGAAGaaggcgcgggcgcgggcgcgggcggaggATTCGCCGTCTGCTTCTGGCTCTACCTCTCCGGCTCCGCGAGGCCTTCCCCGGTTATCCTTCACCAG ATAACTGCAGGAGATGGCAATAAGTTGCCATTTCTTGCTTTAAGTGAAGGAAATAAGCTGCTTCTCTTCCCATTGCTGAGGTTGCACAAGCAAGCTCCTAGTTCCTCTAATTCCTCTCCATGGACTGACACGACGTATATATCGGCTGTAAATGAATGCCCTCTTGAGCACTGGATACACATTGGATGCGAG GTTACTGAAAATGTTATGCGCCTTCACATTGATGGCGATCTAGTTGCCGAGGCTCATCTTTGTTCACTATCTAGCCAGCCAGACAATCAAGATGATGCATACCAAGTTTGCTTACTTGGAAACAATAGCAAGGTCGATGGCTATGTCTACAATGTCCAAGTGCTATCTATGCTAGGGACCATACAGGAGCAATACGCAGAG AATCCACCGTCTAAGCTATCTATTGACTACTCGTGCTGCGATGGAATTGAGGAGGGCGATGATGGCATTTGGTGCATTGTCGGTGGGAAG GCTTCTTGTCGGAGGAACTTCATGTTGGAAGTAGTACTAACAAACGCTTTTGGTGAACATATGAACAAGGATACACAG ATTGTTGCTTCACTCGTCTATGCTGACAATGGAGCATTAGTCGAGAAATCAAGGGATGATGCAGAACCTCCCCTACTGATTGCTTGCGAAGGACTTGAATACCCAGCTGAAAGCAGGCCTCTTCCAATTCTTCGTGGGCGTGCACTATTTAAGCTCAAGATATCTCAG CTCTCTTCTAAATGTGACAATAAGCTGTTCCGCATTTATTTCTCAACACTTCACACACGCAAATATCCTTTTCTGGAGGCATCTTCCAAGCCAATTCGCTGTATATCCCGAGGCCGCCCCAGCCGTCCATTGGGTGCTGCAAAGCGGTCAAGTTCTGCAACAGTCGATGAAATTCACTTGCTTAACAATGGACAAGGGCTTGATCGTGATGGCAAAGCAAATGCTTGCTCACTGTCTCATGATCAAAGTTCAGTGGCGTGTTTGCATCCATCCAAGTTTCTCAAGGTAGAAGGCGACGGAGCAGAGACTCACAAAATGGTATCCCAG TTATTGGTTTGTTTACAGAGTAAGCAGACTAGAAAGATGGTAGTGGAAGCACAAAGTGCCAGAACTGAATCTACGATGTCAGACTCCGACAGCATTGATGCGAGAAGTTCTTGGAGTGGATCAGATAAGGATGAAGCTGAAACTCTTTCAGATGCTATGATCTTCAGATATTGTCTAGAAGGCACGTATGAGCGGTCAACATTTCTTAAAGGTGCAGCTTCTTCCATCAATGTGGACGATTTGATCACACTTGCAAATGAGGTCTCTTTGTATAGTGGATGCTCCCATCACAG AAACCAAATATTAATTTCAAAGCAATTGCTTGAAGAGGGTGCTGTAACTTGGAGCATAATCTCAAAGAACAAGGAGCGTGCTCTTTGGTCATCTGCAGTTCCTGAAATCATGTCAAAATTTATGGACATTGCCCATTCTACGAACAGAGGTTTGTCAGAACAG GATCTGGAGGTTTTAAAAGGAATTGCTGGCTGTGGGGCTGATCTTGGAAGGAACGAATTTGATAGGCTATGGTATTGGCTATACCCAGTGGCCGTTTCTCTGTCGAAAGATAAAATCAACAGCCTATGGGGTTGCACTGCACCTGCGTGGATAGAGGGATTGATTACAACAGAGGAAGCCGAGAATGCGCTAAGAAGCTCCAGGGAACTGCTCAAGAAACCGGGAACATTCGTTCTTAGATTCCCTACCACACGAAGCTGGCCACATCCAGATGCTGGAAGCCTCGTTGTCACCTATGTTGGCTCCGATAACTCAATTCACCACAGACTTCTCTCCCTGGATGTCAG CGATGCTAGGGCTGGGAGTCTACAAGATTTGCTGCTGCAGGAGCCTGAACTACTCCAGTTAGGCAG GGTTGATCGCCTTCCGACTGCCATGAAATATTATTCCAGTGTGCTATAA
- the LOC109779975 gene encoding SH2 domain-containing protein B isoform X2 produces the protein MTHHFGAEAGPIKTLASAEPRCGGPGMAAPAEPGEIEGYLGLRDVRVKLDLGKARGRGEEGAGAGAGGGFAVCFWLYLSGSARPSPVILHQITAGDGNKLPFLALSEGNKLLLFPLLRLHKQAPSSSNSSPWTDTTYISAVNECPLEHWIHIGCEVTENVMRLHIDGDLVAEAHLCSLSSQPDNQDDAYQVCLLGNNSKVDGYVYNVQVLSMLGTIQEQYAENPPSKLSIDYSCCDGIEEGDDGIWCIVGGKASCRRNFMLEVVLTNAFGEHMNKDTQIVASLVYADNGALVEKSRDDAEPPLLIACEGLEYPAESRPLPILRGRALFKLKISQLSSKCDNKLFRIYFSTLHTRKYPFLEASSKPIRCISRGRPSRPLGAAKRSSSATVDEIHLLNNGQGLDRDGKANACSLSHDQSSVACLHPSKFLKVEGDGAETHKMVSQSKQTRKMVVEAQSARTESTMSDSDSIDARSSWSGSDKDEAETLSDAMIFRYCLEGTYERSTFLKGAASSINVDDLITLANEVSLYSGCSHHRNQILISKQLLEEGAVTWSIISKNKERALWSSAVPEIMSKFMDIAHSTNRGLSEQDLEVLKGIAGCGADLGRNEFDRLWYWLYPVAVSLSKDKINSLWGCTAPAWIEGLITTEEAENALRSSRELLKKPGTFVLRFPTTRSWPHPDAGSLVVTYVGSDNSIHHRLLSLDVSDARAGSLQDLLLQEPELLQLGRVDRLPTAMKYYSSVL, from the exons ATGACACACCATTTCGGAGCGGAAGCGGGACCAATAAAAACCCTTGCCTCCGCCGAACCACGGTGCGGCGGTCCCGGGATGGCGGCGCCGGCAGAACCCGGTGAAATCGAGGGCTACCTCGGCCTCCGCGACGTGCGGGTCAAGCTGGACCTGGGTAAGGCCCGAGGCAGGGGAGAAGaaggcgcgggcgcgggcgcgggcggaggATTCGCCGTCTGCTTCTGGCTCTACCTCTCCGGCTCCGCGAGGCCTTCCCCGGTTATCCTTCACCAG ATAACTGCAGGAGATGGCAATAAGTTGCCATTTCTTGCTTTAAGTGAAGGAAATAAGCTGCTTCTCTTCCCATTGCTGAGGTTGCACAAGCAAGCTCCTAGTTCCTCTAATTCCTCTCCATGGACTGACACGACGTATATATCGGCTGTAAATGAATGCCCTCTTGAGCACTGGATACACATTGGATGCGAG GTTACTGAAAATGTTATGCGCCTTCACATTGATGGCGATCTAGTTGCCGAGGCTCATCTTTGTTCACTATCTAGCCAGCCAGACAATCAAGATGATGCATACCAAGTTTGCTTACTTGGAAACAATAGCAAGGTCGATGGCTATGTCTACAATGTCCAAGTGCTATCTATGCTAGGGACCATACAGGAGCAATACGCAGAG AATCCACCGTCTAAGCTATCTATTGACTACTCGTGCTGCGATGGAATTGAGGAGGGCGATGATGGCATTTGGTGCATTGTCGGTGGGAAG GCTTCTTGTCGGAGGAACTTCATGTTGGAAGTAGTACTAACAAACGCTTTTGGTGAACATATGAACAAGGATACACAG ATTGTTGCTTCACTCGTCTATGCTGACAATGGAGCATTAGTCGAGAAATCAAGGGATGATGCAGAACCTCCCCTACTGATTGCTTGCGAAGGACTTGAATACCCAGCTGAAAGCAGGCCTCTTCCAATTCTTCGTGGGCGTGCACTATTTAAGCTCAAGATATCTCAG CTCTCTTCTAAATGTGACAATAAGCTGTTCCGCATTTATTTCTCAACACTTCACACACGCAAATATCCTTTTCTGGAGGCATCTTCCAAGCCAATTCGCTGTATATCCCGAGGCCGCCCCAGCCGTCCATTGGGTGCTGCAAAGCGGTCAAGTTCTGCAACAGTCGATGAAATTCACTTGCTTAACAATGGACAAGGGCTTGATCGTGATGGCAAAGCAAATGCTTGCTCACTGTCTCATGATCAAAGTTCAGTGGCGTGTTTGCATCCATCCAAGTTTCTCAAGGTAGAAGGCGACGGAGCAGAGACTCACAAAATGGTATCCCAG AGTAAGCAGACTAGAAAGATGGTAGTGGAAGCACAAAGTGCCAGAACTGAATCTACGATGTCAGACTCCGACAGCATTGATGCGAGAAGTTCTTGGAGTGGATCAGATAAGGATGAAGCTGAAACTCTTTCAGATGCTATGATCTTCAGATATTGTCTAGAAGGCACGTATGAGCGGTCAACATTTCTTAAAGGTGCAGCTTCTTCCATCAATGTGGACGATTTGATCACACTTGCAAATGAGGTCTCTTTGTATAGTGGATGCTCCCATCACAG AAACCAAATATTAATTTCAAAGCAATTGCTTGAAGAGGGTGCTGTAACTTGGAGCATAATCTCAAAGAACAAGGAGCGTGCTCTTTGGTCATCTGCAGTTCCTGAAATCATGTCAAAATTTATGGACATTGCCCATTCTACGAACAGAGGTTTGTCAGAACAG GATCTGGAGGTTTTAAAAGGAATTGCTGGCTGTGGGGCTGATCTTGGAAGGAACGAATTTGATAGGCTATGGTATTGGCTATACCCAGTGGCCGTTTCTCTGTCGAAAGATAAAATCAACAGCCTATGGGGTTGCACTGCACCTGCGTGGATAGAGGGATTGATTACAACAGAGGAAGCCGAGAATGCGCTAAGAAGCTCCAGGGAACTGCTCAAGAAACCGGGAACATTCGTTCTTAGATTCCCTACCACACGAAGCTGGCCACATCCAGATGCTGGAAGCCTCGTTGTCACCTATGTTGGCTCCGATAACTCAATTCACCACAGACTTCTCTCCCTGGATGTCAG CGATGCTAGGGCTGGGAGTCTACAAGATTTGCTGCTGCAGGAGCCTGAACTACTCCAGTTAGGCAG GGTTGATCGCCTTCCGACTGCCATGAAATATTATTCCAGTGTGCTATAA